AAGCCAGTCGCGGGAGATGCTGGGGATTTGGAATACCCAATTGGCGGAATTAGCGGTAAAATTGTTACGGAAGCGTTTTGAGTTTCTGCGCAAACTGGAAGTCTGGGCAAAAGAGATTCACAGCGGCATCACGGATCACAGGGAAGTGCTCTCGCTTCACTATGAAAATTCTTCGCCGGTGACGGAGGAGCAGACGCCAGAGCAAGCGGTGGATGCGCTTCTGGCTGCCTACGAGGATATCTTTGACCGCGAAGTGGCCCGGGGAAGCACGCTCATCGGCCCGCATCGGGACGATTTTTCCCTGCGCGTAAACGATATGGATGTACAGACCTACGGCTCCCAGGGACAGCAGCGGACCAGCGCGCTGTCAATCAAACTGGCAGAAATCGAATTGATCAAAGAAGAAGTGGGAGAGTATCCGGTCCTCCTGTTGGATGACGTGCTCTCTGAATTGGATGAACATCGGCAAACCTTGCTGTTGGAAACCATACAGGATCGGGTTCAGACGTTTGTAAGCACCACGGGTGTGGAAGGCTTAAAACATCAGGTTCTCCAGCAAGCCTCTCGTTATTACGTACGGGAAGGGGAAATCTCCGGGGAAAGGTAGGGGAAAAGGCATGTTTATACACATTGGTGGAGATACTGTGGTCAGCACGAAGGATGTCATTTCCATTTTGGACCATCAAACGATGAAATCGTCGAAGATCAACAAGGCGTTTTTGCATGAAAAGCGCAAGATGGTCGTGGATCATGACCAGGAGGAGACGAAATCATACGTCATCACCAAGGATGCCATTTTTTGTTCGCCTATTTCTTCCCTGACGCTGAAGCGACGCGCTCAGTTCGTGGACAGCTTGGATCAGGTTTCCTTTGTACAAGCTGAAGTGGAGGAGTTGACTAGTAGTGGATCAAGTGACGACGAAAGATAATACAAACTATGATGCGAGTCAGATTCAGGTGTTGGAAGGCCTCGAAGCCGTCCGCAAGCGCCCGGGGATGTATATCGGCTCTACCAGCAGCCGCGGATTGCACCATCTGGTTTGGGAGATTGTGGACAACTCTATCGATGAGGCGCTGGCCGGTTATTGCGATACCATTCACGTGGTCATTCATCCGGACAACTCCATCTCGGTAACGGACAACGGGCGCGGCATTCCCACGGGAATACACGAGAAAACCGGAAAATCGACGGTGGAGACCGTCTTGACTGTGCTTCACGCCGGCGGAAAATTCGGCGGCGGCGGGTACAAGGTGTCCGGCGGTCTCCACGGTGTGGGCAGCTCGGTCGTAAACGCCCTCTCCGAGTGGATGGAAGTAGAAGTCAAACAGAACGGCAAAATCTATTTCATGCGTTTTAACGTAGGGGTGCCGGAAGCGGATCTGGCCGTAATCGGCGAGACGGAAGAGACCGGGACCAAGGTGACGTTCAAGCCGGACCCGACGATCTTTACCGAGACGACAGAATACGAGTATGAGATTCTGCAAAAGCGGATTCGCGAACTGGCTTTCCTCAACAAAGGTCTGAAAATTACGTTGAAGGATGAGCGGCCGGAGCGGGAGAAGGAAGAAACCTTCCACTACGAAGGCGGGATTATTCAGTTCGTGGAGTACCTGAACAAAAACAGGGAAGCGCTGCACGAGGAAGTCATCTACTGCGAAGGGGAAAAAGAAGGCTTGCATGTGGAGGTCGCGATTCAGTACAACGACAGCTACGTCAGCAACATCTACTCCTTTGCCAACAATATCAACACCCACGAAGGCGGCACGCATGAGTCCGGCTTCAAGACGGCGTTGACGCGCGTCATCAACGACTACAGCCGCAAGTTCAATTTTCTGAAAGAAAAAGACGCCAACCTGTCCGGGGACGATGTGCGGGAAGGCATGACCGCCATTATCTCGGTGAAAATTCCGGAGCCGCAGTTCGAAGGACAGACCAAGACCAAGCTGGGCAATTCGGAAGCGCGCAGCATCACGGAGTCCGTATTCGGCGAGCGTTTTACGACCTTTATGGAGGAAAATCCAGGGGTCGCCAAAAAAATCGTCGAAAAGGCTTTGATGGCCGCCCGCGCGCGGGAAGCAGCCCGCAAAGCCCGTGAACTGACACGCCGCAAAAATGCGCTGGAAGTGAGTGCGCTACCGGGAAAACTGGCAGACTGTTCGTCCAAGGACGCCTCTGAATCAGAGCTGTTCATCGTAGAGGGGGACTCTGCCGGCGGTTCTGCAAAATCGGGACGGGACCGTCATTTTCAGGCGATCCTGCCGCTGCGGGGAAAAGTCTTGAACGTCGAGAAGGCCCGCTTGGACAAAACCTTGGCCAACGCGGAGATCCGGGCGATCATCACAGCGCTCGGCACCGGAATTGGCGAGGATTTCGACATCAGCAAAGCGCGCTATCACAAAATCGTCATCATGACGGACGCGGACGTGGACGGTTCCCACATCCGCACGCTGCTCTTGACGTTCTTGTACCGCTACATGCGTCCGCTGATTGAGGCAGGCTATGTCTACATCGCGCAGCCGCCGCTGTACGTGATCAAGCAGGGCAAATCGCTTCATTACGCCTATACGGATCGACAAAGAGACGAGATTCTCGCGACGCTGAAGCCGACGCCGAAGCCGGGCATTCAGCGCTACAAAGGTCTGGGGGAGATGAACCCCGATCAGCTCTGGGAGACGACGATGGATCCCGAGCAGCGCACACTCTTGCAGGTCAGCCTGGAGGATGCGATGGAAGCGGATATGGTCTTCGAAACCTTGATGGGCGACGAAGTGGAGCCGCGCCGCGAGTTTATCGAGCAGCATTCCGAGCATGTGCGGGATTTGGATATTTAATAGCAAACCGGGAAAGCTTGTCCTCTGCAGGGCAAGCTTTTTCCATAAGCCAAGCGTTTTGATCGATGGGAGGAAAGGCGATGTCTCGCACGCACGCTGAAGAACTAGTCGCTTTAAAAGAAATTGCCGGAACGCTTAATGTGTCCAATGATATGTACGATATGCTGCATACCGTTTTGCCCAAACTATTGGAGGTTACCGGGCTGAGAACCGGGTGGATCTTTCTGATGGATGAAGCGGAGCAAACCTATCAATGCGTGGCCGACGCACAGCTGCCTCCTGCCTTGTCCTGGGGAGAGAAAACACCGATGTGTGAAGGAAGCTGCTGGTGTGTGAACAAATTTTGGGACCGAAGGCTTCATCATGCTGTCAACATTATCAACTGCAAGCGGATTGAGGATGCGATGGAATACAAATGGGGCGACACCGAAGGCATCTACCATCATGCGACGGTACCCTTGAAGGCGGGGGAGGAGTGGTTCGGGCTCTTGAATGTGGCGACGCCGGGGAAAACTCATTTTTCTGAAGAGGAACTGGCCTTGCTGGAGTCTGTCGGTTATCAGATCGGAACGGCTTTAAAGCGGACGAGCCTGTATCATGCGGAGCAAAACAGGGCAGAACGCTATGTAAAGCTGGGCGAGATTGGCAGAGAGTTAGGAATTGTCACCGATTTGCACAAGGTCCCTGCCGAGGTGGTCGAGGCAATTGGTCGCCGTTTTCCATGGACATCGGTGTCCTTTTTTATTCCGGAACAAGATCAGCTCTCATTGCGCGCAGTATACCGGGATGAACAGGTCGCGACCAAGTGGCGTACATTTTCGCCGACAGCCATCGAACCGATCGGAGAAGCGATTCGGACAGGGCAAATGGTGAAGGCATCTGCAGGAGAGTGCGGGACCCTTCACGACCAAGGAATACCCAGGTTTCGTCAGGCGATTGCCGTGCCTATCCGATCGCGTATGGAAGTGACCGGCGCATTGTTTTTAACGAGTGCCCGGGCCGCCGATTTCGATGAAAAGGATCAGGAGATCTTGCAGTCATTGGCGGATCACGTCTCTATCACGATGGAAAATGCCCGTCTGTACCAGCAGCGGCGGGAACTGACCAAACTGGAAGAGCGGAACCGGCTGGCACGTGACTTGCACGACTCTGTCTGTCAAAATCTGTTTTCTCTCACCTTGATGGCCCGCGGCATGGAAGCGTTGCTAGATAAGACCGACCCGATGGCCGTCCAGTCCTTGCGGGAGATGCAAAAGCTGACGGAAGATTCGCTAAAAGAGATGCGCTCCCTGATCTGGCAGCTTCGTCCCGAAGGTTTGGAGCAGGGGTTGTTGACGGCATTGCAGCAGTATGGCGAGAAGTTGGGCCTGGCGGTTCAGGAGAAACTGGAAGGCGTTAGCCAGCTGCCGCGCTACATGGAAGAAACGCTGTTCCGGATCGGCCAAGAAGCCTTAAACAACGTCAGTAAGCATGCAGGCGTCAAGAATGCACGAATCTGTCTAAAAGTGACGGAGCGGCAGGCTTTGCTGGAGATTTGCGATGAGGGTGCAGGTTTTTCATGGGGAGAGGCAAAACCGGATTCGCTGGGGATGCTGAGCATGCGCGAACGGGCAGAAAGCGCAGGGGGGCTTTTCAAAATCGACAGCCAACCGGGAAAGGGAACGAACATCTCCGTCTTATTTCACTTGTGATCGATAAAAAGTATGCGCGGAAGAGAGGAATACCGGATGACAATCAAGCTCCTTCTGGTTGACGACCATACGGTGGTACGAAGAGGACTGCAATTTTTTCTATGCACCCAGAAAGATTTCGAGATCGTCGGTGAAGCGCAGGATGGACGGGAGGCAATCCGTCAGGTGGAGCAGCTCCGTCCCGATGTGGTGCTGATGGACCTCGTCATGCCCGTCATGAATGGGATTGAAGCAACAGCTTACCTCAAAGAACATTTTCCCGATGTGAAGGTGCTAGTTTTGACCAGCTATTCCGAACAGGATTACGCCCTTACTGCCCTTCGAGCGGGAGCGGCCGGCTATTTGCTCAAAGATATGAAACCGGACCAGATCGTCGAGGCGATTCGAGGGGCCCACAGCGGAAACATCCAGCTGCACCCCGAGGTGACGCTCAAACTGATGTCCAGCCTTCCCCCTGCCTTACGCCATCCCTACGCTGAGGGCAAACAGAGCTTTGCCCCAAGCCCGCTGGGATCTGGCACGTATCATGGGCCCGAGTCGATCACCAAGCGGGAGCGGGAGGTGCTCGCGCTAATCGCGCAGGGGATGAACAACAAAGAAATCTCTCAGGTCTTGTCCATCGCTGAGAAAACCGTCAAGACGCATGTCAGCAGCATTCTAAGAAAGCTGGATGTGGCAGATCGGACACAAGCTGCCCTCTATGCCGTCAAGCACGGTCTGAATGACAGCTGAGACTAAGACCAAAGTCGTAAGACAAGCATGGTGATGAAGACAGGCTATTTGCGTATAAAATTTACATCTGTCAGCCGAAGAAAGGAATGACTCTCCCGTCTACAATAAGGGTAACGAAGAACAGATTGGAGACAGGGACATGAACATTTTGCTGATAAACGGTGGCGCCAGAGCCGGATCCAGGACACGTGGTTTAACGGAAGTATTTGAGAGGGAACTGCGGGAAAAAGGGATCTCTATCCGTATTTTTGATGTAGGGGTGAATCTGCTTCCGCTCTTTACAGGCAGTAAGGAACAGTTGGAACAGCCGGGTGTACAAAAGCTGATGTCTCTCGCCCAAAAGGCTGACGGCTTTGTGATTTGCACTCCGGAATATCACAATGGGATGAGCGGTTCACTGAAGAATGCACTGGATTTTCTTGGAGGGGCTTACTTCCGCGGGAAGCCGGCCATCATCGGAGCGGCTAGCGGCGGCGGGAAGGGCGGGATAAATGCGTTGAATAACTTGCGGACGGT
This sequence is a window from Brevibacillus composti. Protein-coding genes within it:
- the gyrB gene encoding DNA topoisomerase (ATP-hydrolyzing) subunit B; the encoded protein is MDQVTTKDNTNYDASQIQVLEGLEAVRKRPGMYIGSTSSRGLHHLVWEIVDNSIDEALAGYCDTIHVVIHPDNSISVTDNGRGIPTGIHEKTGKSTVETVLTVLHAGGKFGGGGYKVSGGLHGVGSSVVNALSEWMEVEVKQNGKIYFMRFNVGVPEADLAVIGETEETGTKVTFKPDPTIFTETTEYEYEILQKRIRELAFLNKGLKITLKDERPEREKEETFHYEGGIIQFVEYLNKNREALHEEVIYCEGEKEGLHVEVAIQYNDSYVSNIYSFANNINTHEGGTHESGFKTALTRVINDYSRKFNFLKEKDANLSGDDVREGMTAIISVKIPEPQFEGQTKTKLGNSEARSITESVFGERFTTFMEENPGVAKKIVEKALMAARAREAARKARELTRRKNALEVSALPGKLADCSSKDASESELFIVEGDSAGGSAKSGRDRHFQAILPLRGKVLNVEKARLDKTLANAEIRAIITALGTGIGEDFDISKARYHKIVIMTDADVDGSHIRTLLLTFLYRYMRPLIEAGYVYIAQPPLYVIKQGKSLHYAYTDRQRDEILATLKPTPKPGIQRYKGLGEMNPDQLWETTMDPEQRTLLQVSLEDAMEADMVFETLMGDEVEPRREFIEQHSEHVRDLDI
- the remB gene encoding extracellular matrix regulator RemB; translation: MFIHIGGDTVVSTKDVISILDHQTMKSSKINKAFLHEKRKMVVDHDQEETKSYVITKDAIFCSPISSLTLKRRAQFVDSLDQVSFVQAEVEELTSSGSSDDER
- a CDS encoding response regulator: MTIKLLLVDDHTVVRRGLQFFLCTQKDFEIVGEAQDGREAIRQVEQLRPDVVLMDLVMPVMNGIEATAYLKEHFPDVKVLVLTSYSEQDYALTALRAGAAGYLLKDMKPDQIVEAIRGAHSGNIQLHPEVTLKLMSSLPPALRHPYAEGKQSFAPSPLGSGTYHGPESITKREREVLALIAQGMNNKEISQVLSIAEKTVKTHVSSILRKLDVADRTQAALYAVKHGLNDS
- a CDS encoding GAF domain-containing sensor histidine kinase → MSRTHAEELVALKEIAGTLNVSNDMYDMLHTVLPKLLEVTGLRTGWIFLMDEAEQTYQCVADAQLPPALSWGEKTPMCEGSCWCVNKFWDRRLHHAVNIINCKRIEDAMEYKWGDTEGIYHHATVPLKAGEEWFGLLNVATPGKTHFSEEELALLESVGYQIGTALKRTSLYHAEQNRAERYVKLGEIGRELGIVTDLHKVPAEVVEAIGRRFPWTSVSFFIPEQDQLSLRAVYRDEQVATKWRTFSPTAIEPIGEAIRTGQMVKASAGECGTLHDQGIPRFRQAIAVPIRSRMEVTGALFLTSARAADFDEKDQEILQSLADHVSITMENARLYQQRRELTKLEERNRLARDLHDSVCQNLFSLTLMARGMEALLDKTDPMAVQSLREMQKLTEDSLKEMRSLIWQLRPEGLEQGLLTALQQYGEKLGLAVQEKLEGVSQLPRYMEETLFRIGQEALNNVSKHAGVKNARICLKVTERQALLEICDEGAGFSWGEAKPDSLGMLSMRERAESAGGLFKIDSQPGKGTNISVLFHL
- the recF gene encoding DNA replication/repair protein RecF (All proteins in this family for which functions are known are DNA-binding proteins that assist the filamentation of RecA onto DNA for the initiation of recombination or recombinational repair.) gives rise to the protein MFIKNLSLAHYRNYNSLSLSFDSPIQLFIGNNAQGKTNVLESIYVLALAKSHRTPRDKELIGWGADFATIRSDVERRYGSVRLELQLTGKGKRAKINGMEQQKLSAYVGALNVVMFAPEDLAIVKGAPAQRRRFIDMEIGQVSPTYLYYLSNYNKVLAQRNTLLKDLAMKKSQSREMLGIWNTQLAELAVKLLRKRFEFLRKLEVWAKEIHSGITDHREVLSLHYENSSPVTEEQTPEQAVDALLAAYEDIFDREVARGSTLIGPHRDDFSLRVNDMDVQTYGSQGQQRTSALSIKLAEIELIKEEVGEYPVLLLDDVLSELDEHRQTLLLETIQDRVQTFVSTTGVEGLKHQVLQQASRYYVREGEISGER
- a CDS encoding NADPH-dependent FMN reductase; amino-acid sequence: MNILLINGGARAGSRTRGLTEVFERELREKGISIRIFDVGVNLLPLFTGSKEQLEQPGVQKLMSLAQKADGFVICTPEYHNGMSGSLKNALDFLGGAYFRGKPAIIGAASGGGKGGINALNNLRTVLRGLYANTLPDQIVVDPDHFDGKMGLSDPAMQERIRQMTEELQRALLAHQTA